The sequence below is a genomic window from Leucoraja erinacea ecotype New England chromosome 10, Leri_hhj_1, whole genome shotgun sequence.
GGATTATGGTGTGGAAGGCAGAATTATAGTCAATCACTGTGAATCTGATGCAGATGTCCTTGTTATCCAGATATTCCCATTTGGTTCCATCCTTGACAATGGATCTCCCAATTAATAGTATTGTGAAACTAACTTCACCCTCAAACACTAATAGAATTTAAGTTATATTAAGGCAATTTAGAGTAGCAGCAAAACAACCAGAGACATttcatggtggcacaacggtgctgtggtagagctgttgcctcacagtgccagagacccgggttcgatcctgaccaaggggtgctgtctgtgcaaagctttacattctctctgtaactgtatgtgttttctttgggtgctcccacattccaaagacgtgcatgtttggaggttaattggcttctgtaaattgcccctagtgtgcaggatgcaaaagtgggagaaCCTACAACTAGTGCAAGGGTGGgtgatggtctgtgtggactctgggccaaagggcctgtttccacactgtatctctaaactaaactaaaccccactAAAGGCACAGCCACAATACAAGCTATTGTGTTGAGAGATGAAGACTAAAGGGCAGTGGATAAAAGGTTAGAGAGATTCAGATAGAGTAAGTTTGAGGAAGCAGAATTTGATTCCAGAGTTAGGAGTTGAGGGAGAAACTGTTTCCAAGAAAATTAATTACATCCAAAGTGCAGCAATGTGTCAGTCCTCCAGTTACAGTCATAATTAGGCTTCATTTAAATGCCATCAGTAAGCTGTGGCTGCTAAATAGCTATTTCCCACTTACCGTCCCCCTCCTACCCATAACCATTTCAGAATTGGAAGCAGCAGGCAGGTCAGGTATCAGGGTTGTAGGAGGAGTTGAACTTCAGTGTGGAAACCTTCCAAAATGCTAATTGTATTTCTTGGGCTCCAGAAGAGCATTCACGGTGGTCTGGGGTCCACTGAAGTATAAACGGAACATTTGCTGGGCCATTTTCTAGTGGACTCTAATGGATTCATTCAGAATTCTGATCCAATTTCTCAGCACAGCAGAACATCTGTAAATCTACACCAGTCTATGTGTTCTTGACATTCACTGATGGGATTTTTGTGTGCAACTAGTGTACAATTCAGATGTGTTTTCAGTATTTGAACTCCCTACCTACTAGCACTTTGGGTCAACCTCTTCAAACTCTGTGAAGGGAAAGCTGCCCCTTTTCATGGGCAATTAGAAATGCTGGCGTGCCACAAACAAGTGCACAGATATAGGCAACAAAAGCCTGTAGCACCACAATTCCTATCAACGTTTTCCTTCATTGCTGATTGTCCCAGCATTCACAAGCACACATCATGAATAAAAGATCCCAGTAATTAACATTCCAAATCAAATTATTATGCATAATCAAGGTTAAAATCAAACAAGAAACAATTAATCATCTTAGTGCATGCACATAGTGTTAGTTTTCCATCCATGCTTTCGTGTTTTATCGATTTTGTGTATTTCTCCCTCAATCACCTCAGCTTTTCTCAGGTCGGCTATTCACTTGCAAGCAGAAGAGACTGTGAAATGTGACTGAGCAGTTCTGTGCTGAAGTGTCTCAACATCAGACAGGGCAGCCTAAGTATGAGTAACAGCCACCTGGGCTAGCCAGCTAATGGGTGATGGCAAGGACACATGTGGGATGGTACTAGTGGATAATAAATACCTTCACCCAAGAAAGGGGAAAGACTAGGTATAAGCTGAAGGCAGAGTGAAATAATCCTACATATCTGTATCTTGTAAATCAGAAGAGATTGTAGGATGCGGAGAAAGGGAGATGTAAGCCTAATGTCATTTCTACTCATTTATGTTCCCCCATTGCCCACAGACTGCATGGCTACTGTCTCACTATTGAACAGTATCTTCATATCCAGACATTGAAGCATATGCATAATGTAGCACTGCCTGTCAGTTGCTGCTGGTAGAGGCTGTGTGACAAGTCTTCCATGAGATTGAGGGGAAAATCTTAATTAGTGTATTGCAATATGCTTGACTGACCTATCTGTCATGATGTACGTGAGTGCTGAAATAACGGTAGTTGGTGTAGATGTGGTGGAGCACAAGAATATTAGTTGGAATGAGGACTGGCAGAGCTTGTTGTTGCACAAGATGTGGACGTGTAAAGCACTGAACATAATGTGAGCTGATAGTTTACTGCATTCTGATACGTTTGCTGAAGTAATTAAACATCAGCAAACACTCAATGATTGGTGGCTTATTTCTGATATTGATCATTGGTGCTAAGATCATTGGTGCTAAGTTTTGAAAGATTGAAGAAATGAGGGCTATGTGGAACTAGACCATAAATAGAGTTTGGCGCCTTGGGAAGATCagcagggcaggcttgagggaccaaatgtccaactcctgctccttCATTGTTTGTGATCTTGTGTTAAACTATCCAATTTGAGACATTTATGTCCTCCCATTGTTGTTTCATGGCCAAACTGGAGACCTTCTTAGTTCCCCAGGCTCAAAGAATCTTTATTCCCCCAACACCTACACCCCCAACTTTTCAACTGACATATCAAGAAGAGTGTCAAAAAGTGATGGAGGTGCTTCTGTCAACATTGACGTTTATGACGAGGGACAAGTGTGTGTATAATCAGTATGGATCAGGTTGGTACTAGTGTGCTGCTTGGCAGGTGACCGTGGACACGGATTGGTTGGGACGAGCATCTTTGGCCACTCGTTGTAACGCCACGCCTCCCCGGTTAGCCTCTTCAATATTCCCGTCCAATTCCACACACACAAAATAATGAATGAAAAACGGGGTGGTTTCTTCCGAAAAATCGATAGGCAATCCCGCttctcccccacacactgacTTCGAAGGGTCCGAATGTAGAAGATTGGAAAGAAATTACAATCTCAGAAAAAAAAGTGGTGTTAATCTGTTTTAACTGAAATAACGGTTATAGTTTCGTCCATTCATTCAAATACAGCCAACTCTCCCCCAGCGGGGAATGGGCTTTCCTCACCCTGCTGTCTACATGGCAAGTAGTATACGCAGGAATTCTATttacgttttttttaaatcatcaagaaTCATGCTCGAGGTACGTACAAATGTAAGGGTAGAAGAGTAATGTTTCGTCTCCAATTAAGAAATATGATGATGTTTCAGTTAAATTGGTTTTAAATAACGTCCGCAGATTACTCGTGACATTATTGTCACAGTGCCTGGCTGGCTCCCGCGGTGTCTACGTGCTGAAGGCATTCAGGGCTATTCTCTCCCCTGCTTCTATTTCTTCATTTTTTTCGAAACTAACATTGCTGTTATTTATTAATCTAATCCTGGAGTTAATATCTCGGCCGCCTCCGTGAGAGGGTGTCGAATACAGGATATATTTCACCCGGGAATCTCTGCCCATGGATTGCATTTTGTTAGGAATCGCATCTTATTTCACCAATGTACACAAAGCAACGCTAAGACAATGTGttcatttaaatatatattttgaacACATTGAGCGACGAGAGGGATTATTTGCGCGTGCAGAATTAAATTAAACAGTCGACCGTCTGCAAAGACAAGAATAACTAGCAGGGCAGGGGGTGGGACTGGAGGAATAAATGAAAGGATACGTGGGCTGGGGTGGCGGGTGGAGGAAGTGGTTGGAGGCGAGTGATCGGAGATGGGAGTGACGTGGAGGCTATTTTGGAGCATTGTATGTGGAAAAAAATACATCAGggcgagggaggaggaagggaaccGACCCCCAAGTCAGGAGGCAACAATTGACGTCAGGCTCCCGTGTGCcccacctccccactcctcctcactctggtcttcatgtagtcaTTTCCAGGGATATCCTTCCCCGAGGGCTGTCACCTCTAAGACTGGCTGGGACTGGGCGGGAATGCTGGTCGCGAAGTTTATGAACGAGCTGTGCGGTAGGTGTGTATTTCTGCCAGGGCACTTGGGTGCATTGTCACCTCTGCCCCGGGAGCTGGAGGCTCACCAGCTGTACCGGCGGAATTTAAGTCTTGTTCCCGCCGGACATTCGAGTGGAAATGCCTCTCGTCACCTGCAGGATTGCGGCCAGGAGTGGGAATGATGTCTGATTTGGGCACTCCATTTATATGATGACCAATCATGCCAACTGTTACGCTAAATGTACTTCGATGGAATCGAGACAGATCGAGAATGGATGTGGCAACTGTGCCGCTTGCATTGGGACTGCGTTTTAAATGTCAGCAGCCTCTTAAGTATAGACTTCTTCCTCAATTTATCAGGTGTAATGATCTCAGAATGGCCCCTCCCTTTTTTCTCCAACAGAGATGTTGGTTAGAATAAATTATAATTATGGGCCACCGGTTCATACTGGTGGAAAATATGGAATTACTTTTCCGATGCTTGGGATTTTTTGCCAGCAGTTTGGAGTCCTATcgtgcgatttaaaaaaaatcatcatgTCATTAGTGACACTGCTTTATTGCAACAAAGTTGAATTCAAAGATTATCTTGAGAGTTCAGGAACTTGTATTGCTATTTTGGGGAATGGTGCTATTTTACCGTTTTGTGAAATTAACACAAACcaattaattttttatttttttttggtcGTTGCATTTCTGTGAGAGAGATTGAGTTATTGGAGGAATTCTAGAACAATTGTGCAATGGCAGCGCAAAGGGTGCAGGCAGTGCATAATAAGTCACAGACAGAGTTCTCAGGGAGCTGCATCCAGTTTCAGAGGAAAAGGGCCCGTGAGCCATGAAATAATTTGAACGACTACTCTGAACGTTAAATGTGAGGGATTGATGGAGAGGGAACTAATGTGGTTTGTTCGGGAGAGATGATTGTGCAGATTAGAACATGGGCACAAGTTTTTTTCAATAAACTCATGTTTATGGTGATTAGAAAGTAGGCTTTGCAGGAGAACATTGTGAAAGTCACCCggccctgacggcttcactgtagaatattacaaagctttctctgctctcctcgcaccagtcctgagagatatgtacaatgaggcgtttttacatcgtcgcatcatcgtgggctactatctccctaattcttaaaaaggagaaagatcccctgctttgtagtagctatagaccaatttcactcctgaatgtggaccacaaaatcctctctaaagcccttgcgctccgtcttcaacgtgatgccctctattatctcgttagaccaaacagggttcataccaggccgacagtcttcccacaatactaggcgtctccttaacatcatccattcaccgagtagtgagaccccggagatagtggtctccctcgacgccgaaaaagctttcgacagggtcgagtggaggtgcttatatgaggcgatggacaggtttggcctcggtaacagttttattctttgggtcagtctattatactcgtccccggtggcctcagtacaaacaaacggcacactgtcgccccacttcccccttcagagaggtaccagacagggttgcccgttatcaccacttctgtttgctgtcgTGATAGAGcccttggcggtctggttacgctcagagaagggctttaaaggtattacacggttcgacacaactcataaagtctcattgtatgcagatgacctgctcctgtacaactcgaacccagtcagctctctccctgtgattacgaatattttagaacggtttggcgcgtattctggttataaacttaactaccaaaagatTGAGCTATTACCGATcaactcattggctaagcagctccctcgctctttaacctcattcaaatgcgcagaggacgggtttcgctacctcggcgtctttatcacaacacccttatctgatatgttccacacaaactttctgcctctagttgagaaagctgaaagagattttgaccgctggtcagttttaccgctatccctcgtgggccggataaatctggtcaagatggtcgtcctacccaaattcctgtatcttttccagcacgtccctatacttatcactaaatctttttttgataaattagaaaggacaatatctaaatttttatggggtagcaaaccggctagaatccgaaaggcgatactgcagtctcctaagagtgacggcggtttggcacttcctgactttaggcgatactattgggcagctaacttgcaaaaactcctgtattggatgaatgatgattgcgaccacctaccgacctgggtacacatggaaaaggcgagttcacatctcccgttgcggtctgtcctatgctcccaactcccccttcctataacatctgcgggtgcaggcccaattgcgtccctctcgctcaagatatggagtcaactcaggaaaaactttggtttacaaggcccttccatcttgaccccactgcttaaaaaccacatctttaaaccttcaagtacagaccacgcattcaaaacctggcatagcaacggtatcagtagtatcaaaaacctatacaaggatggcatcttttcgtcttttgcggagctctcgtccaactatagcctcccaaactcccacctttttcgttttttccagattagggattttgtgaagaagacattcccccatttcccaaatcgcccccctgaaaccctgaccgataccatcttagctctagatcccaaccggaagaaatgcatctctgttttgtataacttgttagggtcggttatattgaaacctcatacctcattaaaagctgcgtgggagggtgagctgaatacgaaactaacagaccatcaatgggactctgccttggatttgatccattcttccttcatatgtgcccgtcatggcctaatccaatgcaaagtccttcacaaagtccactacacaaatgcaagattatctagaatttaccccactgttagggacacctgcaacagatgtaatcaatcttctgccaaccatagccatatgatttggtcttgccctaacgcagcagccttttggaggagtgctttcgacttgataagcagagcctacggccagactattcctccaaacccactgtcagccattttcggtaaccctcccaacaccaacctctctgttgcggtgaaacgggttctagcttttacaaccttgttagcccggagactgatcttgcttaactggaggctcacctgtcccccgacacatgcccgctggattaaggaggtgctttacaatttaaagcttgaaaaacttaggttctctctcaaaggctctaccaagacattcccagatacatggaaccctttcttggaacttgttaactctctcaacttgtccccggactcggaagaggactgagtgctctccaccattctactgctctactgcagctgctctccccttaaccccccccccccccccccacatttatttatttaattacttacttatttactgttatcagtgacccttttatttatttatttatttatttatctatttatttatttatagtactttttgttttgtttatcttacacatcttgtgtggatgtgtatgtatgtgtgttgtttgtccccgtttggttccgacctgattcgggtgggttgaaggtgggtaagggtaagggctttgagggtcacttacatactgttgcacaattatgccttgactgtcactgtctgttatcattgtatgtatgaaaattgctgtgaaattcaaataaaaagatttaaaaaaaacaacaacaacaacaacaaaaaaaaaaaagtcaaaactgGATTTAATGCAAATATTGAGAAGGCAGTTTTCCAACAAAAGTGGCGAGGTTGACATTCTATGGGCTGTGTTATGAAGGAGAAAATAAGTAATATTTATTAAAGAGAGACACTGTATGAGACTAATTATACATATGTTTGTTCTGTTCCAGCTATCTAACACCAGTGGGAATGTCAGGAACTAGACTCACACATCACAAAAACAAACTCTAATTGCAAAGGATATTGCTTCTTCACAAATCTCCAGATAATCTTTCGAAATGCCGGAGCAAAGTAATGATTACAGGGTGGTTGTATTTGGAGCTGCAGGAGTTGGGAAAAGCTCTTTAGTCCTCCGCTTTGTTAGAGGGACTTTTAGAGAAACATACATTCCAACAGTTGAAGATACATACAGGCAGGTAATCAGCTGTGACAAAAATATCTGTACACTACAAATCACGGACACTACAGGAAGCCATCAGTTCCCTGCAATGCAGAGGTTGTCCATTTCCAAAGGCCATGCATTCATTCTGGTGTATGCTGTGACCAGCAGACAGTCCGTGGAAGAACTGCAACCCATCTATGAGCAGATCTGTCAAATCAAGGGAAACGTCCAGAATATCCCCATCATGTTAGTAGGGAACAAGACGGATGAGACTCAGAGAGAAGTGGAGTCAACCGAAGGGGAAGCTCTGGCCACAAAATGGATGTGTTCTTTTCTGGAGACCTCGGCCAAACTCAATTACAATGTGCAGGAACTGTTCCAAGAGTTGCTTACTTTGGAAAAGAGGAGAGCAGTCAGCCTtcaagtggatgggaaaaaatccaaacaaaaaaaaagagacaaactgAAAGGGAAATGTTCCCTGATGTGAAATATCATCTTATTAAGCCATGTCCCCTGCATGGTACACCCAGGCATGGATTTAATAGACTCCTGTACAACATGGTCTACATTTGCACAGAATGTCTCATTTTCAAATAACCACAAATCAATTGAAAAGTCTTAAAGCAGCTGTACCATCAATGAGGCAAAACTAAATACCAAATCTCTCCAATGGATGGATTCCCTCATAAGCTTTGATTGTTGTTTAGATAAAAAATATGTCTCTTGCATTTTGATGTTTAAATCATTCTTTCCGATGGGGATGGTTAATccaacaaaaatatattaaaatgtatcTGTGCAAATTACCAGCAAacgtttgttttattttaaaacagaACTCTTACAGTATAATTACATCATTCATAAATAAATTAAGCAACATTTTCCTTACCAATTTTTTTCTTTTGAGACAGTGGTTTGCCCTGGAGTGCAGAGTTTGATCATGATTTTTGAACCAGTGGGATATCAGAATCTTATTGTTACTTAATAGCCATGAATATCAACAGGCTGCCACTGAACCAGACCAATGGTTTGCCTCCTTTTTCCAGAGGCAGTTGTAACATCAAAGCTGATTACAACAGTTTCATTGTACCTGGGCATATGTCAAtaaacttgacctgacttgactaCTTTTCGGACATTATCTTCCCATCCACCATTCCCACCTAGCCCTATTTTTCCCAGCTCTATAAAACGGTGACTAAACATTGTATGGGCAAGTATCCCAAGGGTATTTCTACCTTTAAATGTCCATTCCACTGTATGAAAAGTCCCAGGCTCAGTAATGAATTTAGACTATAGAGTTAATTTTTACAGATTAAAGATTTTCTtttcagacatatatatataatgaattTCCTGAAGTTTCCACACATTTTatgaaggaaaataaaataacaaggTACAGAGCAAACAGAAAAAAACAGGTCACTTTATTTTGTTG
It includes:
- the LOC129701013 gene encoding GTP-binding protein Di-Ras2-like yields the protein MPEQSNDYRVVVFGAAGVGKSSLVLRFVRGTFRETYIPTVEDTYRQVISCDKNICTLQITDTTGSHQFPAMQRLSISKGHAFILVYAVTSRQSVEELQPIYEQICQIKGNVQNIPIMLVGNKTDETQREVESTEGEALATKWMCSFLETSAKLNYNVQELFQELLTLEKRRAVSLQVDGKKSKQKKRDKLKGKCSLM